The Acidobacteriota bacterium genome contains a region encoding:
- a CDS encoding NIPSNAP family protein: protein MRAVKRRTLLQALPAAALLPGSLWATSQQDNTNPKQASTMVYELRVYHATPGKLGELLARFRDHTIKLFDRHGIKSVAYWTPVDEPLKGNTLVYILQHPSREEAAANWKSFQEDAEWKSVKEKSEVNGKLTEKIDSTFLALTDFSPLLR from the coding sequence ATGCGTGCCGTGAAACGACGAACATTGCTCCAGGCGCTTCCTGCGGCGGCACTTCTTCCCGGATCGCTTTGGGCCACTTCGCAACAAGACAACACGAATCCGAAGCAAGCGTCGACCATGGTTTACGAACTCCGGGTCTATCACGCGACCCCTGGAAAATTGGGAGAATTGCTGGCGCGCTTCCGCGATCACACGATCAAGCTTTTTGACCGGCATGGAATCAAGAGTGTCGCTTACTGGACACCTGTAGATGAGCCATTGAAAGGCAATACCCTGGTCTACATCCTGCAACATCCCAGCCGCGAAGAGGCAGCCGCCAACTGGAAATCCTTCCAGGAGGATGCGGAGTGGAAGAGTGTTAAGGAAAAATCCGAAGTGAACGGCAAACTGACCGAAAAAATTGATTCCACCTTTCTCGCCCTGACCGACTTCTCCCCGCTTTTGCGCTAA
- a CDS encoding peptidase M1, whose product MSLFRRTLAPARVPPCFTRLLVLGACILAISAPLSAAERSRIQVNDYLIDADLTPKTHHLTAKAKVKFTALDNISTAVFELNNALRVTRVTNEAGKTMPTERVTQDYTIRVSLPEGLSKAQSQTLTFDYEGVLDKADDSPVEGLKLASIGPDTTYLLYPARWFPMVGYNTNRFTATINVTAPAFFSVIGSSPKLPPSRPAAGGNKTVTFVWDTPSFPGTIIAGTFVETSDSNLKIYFKPNHKDLARSYAETAAKELAFFSSIYGPISTANMSIVELPDDTVPAAWTPQLAGITSKAISDKVNYRLLANTLAHQWWGASVSPAAKDDFWITEGAARDSEVRYVQDAAGEAGFEEACKDMAVGALAYDNIPLSGVAKLDPFSPEFQSLVTDKGGMIFHMLRWQLGDANYDRTMKSLAQQYAGKSVSTDQFRELSEQNAGQKLGAFFTQWLDGTGAPEFKNKYTTYRLGNNKGFRIVGQINQDLDLFRMPLEVRVDTDGKSEMKRIDVVGTESTYSVETFGKPRRIILDPNNWVLKNSPDLRVRVAILRGQQLVAQGDLAEALKEYQKALDANHNSSLAHYRVAEVFFLQKNYQSAANAYREALSGDGEPKWTEVWSHIQLGKIFDITDQRERATNEYRQALQTNDNTQGALDEARRYLNQPYKREREAVG is encoded by the coding sequence ATGAGTCTGTTTCGACGGACGCTCGCTCCAGCGCGCGTTCCCCCTTGCTTCACTCGGCTGCTGGTTTTAGGAGCCTGCATTCTGGCAATCAGTGCACCTCTCAGCGCTGCCGAGAGGTCTCGTATTCAGGTCAACGATTACTTAATCGATGCCGACCTGACGCCGAAAACCCACCATCTCACCGCAAAAGCAAAAGTCAAATTCACGGCGCTGGATAACATCAGCACTGCCGTCTTCGAGCTGAACAATGCGCTCCGCGTGACTCGCGTGACCAACGAAGCGGGCAAAACTATGCCGACCGAGCGCGTGACCCAGGACTACACGATTCGCGTTTCTCTGCCCGAAGGTCTGAGCAAAGCCCAGTCGCAAACGCTCACGTTCGACTACGAAGGCGTGCTCGACAAAGCCGATGACAGCCCGGTCGAGGGACTGAAGCTGGCCTCAATTGGACCAGACACGACGTATTTGCTCTATCCCGCACGATGGTTCCCGATGGTTGGATACAACACGAACCGCTTCACGGCAACGATCAACGTTACGGCTCCAGCTTTCTTCTCTGTAATCGGCAGTTCACCGAAGCTGCCTCCGTCGCGCCCCGCAGCAGGCGGGAACAAGACAGTCACCTTCGTTTGGGATACTCCGAGTTTTCCCGGCACCATCATCGCGGGAACTTTTGTCGAGACTTCAGACAGCAACCTGAAGATCTACTTCAAGCCTAACCATAAAGATCTCGCTCGGAGTTACGCGGAGACGGCAGCGAAGGAATTGGCCTTCTTCTCCAGCATCTATGGCCCGATCTCGACCGCGAACATGAGCATCGTGGAACTTCCCGATGACACTGTCCCCGCCGCCTGGACGCCACAGCTTGCAGGGATTACCTCGAAAGCAATCAGCGATAAGGTCAACTATCGCCTGCTGGCAAATACGCTCGCGCACCAGTGGTGGGGAGCGTCAGTCAGCCCCGCGGCCAAGGACGACTTCTGGATTACCGAAGGCGCCGCTCGGGACAGCGAAGTCCGTTACGTGCAGGACGCAGCCGGCGAAGCCGGCTTCGAAGAGGCCTGCAAAGATATGGCTGTCGGCGCATTGGCCTATGACAATATTCCCCTTTCGGGAGTTGCTAAACTGGATCCGTTCTCGCCCGAGTTTCAGTCTCTCGTAACCGACAAAGGGGGCATGATCTTTCACATGCTGCGCTGGCAACTGGGCGATGCCAACTACGACCGCACCATGAAGTCGCTTGCCCAGCAGTATGCGGGTAAGTCGGTCAGCACAGATCAGTTCCGCGAACTGTCGGAGCAAAATGCCGGCCAGAAACTAGGAGCATTCTTCACGCAGTGGCTCGACGGCACCGGCGCTCCTGAGTTCAAGAATAAGTACACGACGTATCGCTTGGGGAATAACAAAGGCTTCCGCATCGTCGGACAGATCAATCAGGACCTTGATCTCTTCCGCATGCCTCTGGAGGTTCGGGTCGATACCGACGGCAAGAGTGAGATGAAGCGTATCGATGTAGTTGGAACCGAGTCTACGTATTCGGTGGAAACTTTCGGTAAGCCCCGTCGCATTATTCTTGATCCTAATAATTGGGTGCTGAAGAACTCACCGGATCTGCGTGTGCGCGTCGCGATATTGCGCGGGCAGCAACTCGTAGCTCAAGGAGATCTGGCGGAAGCGCTGAAGGAATATCAGAAGGCGCTAGATGCAAATCACAACAGCTCCCTTGCGCACTATCGCGTTGCCGAGGTCTTCTTTCTCCAAAAGAATTACCAATCTGCTGCGAACGCCTATCGTGAAGCGTTGAGCGGCGACGGAGAACCAAAATGGACCGAGGTCTGGAGCCACATTCAATTGGGCAAGATCTTCGATATCACCGATCAGCGAGAACGCGCCACGAATGAATACCGTCAGGCACTCCAGACGAACGACAACACTCAAGGCGCTCTTGATGAAGCGCGTAGATATCTGAATCAGCCGTACAAGCGAGAACGTGAGGCTGTTGGATAG
- a CDS encoding DNA-binding response regulator has translation MATDSIYAAAYAQSRFRALIADDQPAAREAISRVLGDDDSIEIVSECSDGKEALAAIAEHAPDMLFVDVQLPEVPGFQVVESSREKIPAVVFISALERFAARAFDAHAADYVVKPFHDKRLLQAVERAKLRVQMERSRIDLPSAARHSTAVAPNQELPKYLERLALRNGDRIFFQKVQLVDSFTSAANYVQVHCGAQIHRMRSTMNELERKLDSRQFVRIHRCTIINIECLREFRPLPHGDYMVKLVDGKELTMSRNYRQRFRSALSALSYTQ, from the coding sequence ATGGCAACAGACTCCATATATGCCGCTGCATACGCTCAATCGAGATTCCGTGCGTTAATCGCGGACGATCAGCCTGCCGCCCGCGAGGCAATAAGCCGCGTTCTCGGCGATGATGATTCGATTGAGATTGTTAGCGAATGTTCCGATGGCAAAGAGGCTCTCGCTGCCATTGCTGAGCACGCGCCCGACATGCTCTTCGTAGATGTCCAGCTACCCGAAGTACCCGGTTTTCAGGTGGTTGAATCAAGTCGGGAAAAAATCCCTGCAGTAGTCTTCATCAGCGCATTGGAGCGGTTCGCTGCGCGGGCGTTCGATGCTCACGCCGCCGACTACGTCGTGAAGCCTTTCCACGACAAGCGCCTATTGCAGGCTGTAGAACGGGCCAAGCTCCGGGTTCAGATGGAGCGCAGCAGGATCGATTTGCCCAGCGCTGCCAGACACTCGACGGCTGTGGCGCCAAACCAGGAATTACCAAAGTACCTGGAGCGGTTGGCTCTTCGCAATGGCGACCGCATCTTCTTTCAGAAAGTGCAACTCGTGGACTCGTTTACCTCAGCGGCAAACTACGTTCAGGTTCATTGTGGAGCCCAGATACACCGTATGCGATCTACTATGAACGAACTCGAGCGTAAGCTCGATTCTAGGCAGTTCGTCCGAATTCATCGCTGCACGATTATCAATATCGAATGCTTGCGTGAGTTTCGTCCCTTGCCCCATGGTGACTACATGGTGAAGCTGGTGGATGGAAAAGAACTCACGATGAGCCGTAATTATCGCCAACGGTTTCGTAGCGCACTGTCGGCACTGAGTTATACCCAATAA
- a CDS encoding lipid-A-disaccharide synthase: MSATTARRVLISAGEASGENYGAMLIPELRKLLGTETQFFGVGGEKMRAAGCETIIDSGKVAAVGITEVMKHVATIYREFFRMVSVARSRKPDVAVLIDFPDFNLRLAEKLHTMGVPVVYFVSPQLWAWKQRRIWRVKKFVDRMLVIFPFEESYYRERRVDAEYVGHPLADLPLPQIAREEFARRFGIEGGKKWIALLPGSRKKEILLNLPVMLQAAGELGPEYEYLVPVASTLSRDWMAQQTGGARVHLVDDPCAALLHSRAAVVASGTATVEAALIGTPFIVVYRVSGLSYAIGRRLVKVKNFGMVNLIAGREIVPELIQSNFRPENVVRQIRRLLVEGDPRAEMVRNLEGVRKELRNAADARGKTAIVRAAEAIGRTLLNSQPVKQKAT; this comes from the coding sequence GTGAGCGCCACCACGGCGCGCCGTGTGCTCATCTCTGCCGGTGAGGCCTCAGGCGAGAACTACGGCGCCATGCTCATCCCGGAGTTGCGGAAGCTTCTGGGAACTGAGACGCAGTTCTTCGGCGTTGGCGGCGAGAAGATGCGCGCTGCTGGCTGTGAGACGATTATCGATTCCGGAAAGGTTGCGGCCGTTGGCATTACCGAAGTGATGAAGCATGTTGCGACGATCTATCGCGAGTTCTTCCGCATGGTCTCCGTTGCACGCTCACGCAAACCGGATGTGGCCGTGCTCATCGACTTTCCGGACTTCAATCTGAGACTCGCTGAAAAGCTGCATACAATGGGAGTACCCGTCGTCTATTTCGTCTCGCCGCAGCTTTGGGCGTGGAAGCAGCGGCGCATTTGGCGCGTGAAAAAGTTCGTCGACCGCATGCTGGTGATCTTTCCATTCGAGGAGAGCTACTACCGTGAGCGGCGGGTGGATGCCGAATACGTTGGACATCCGCTGGCAGATTTGCCACTTCCGCAAATCGCTCGGGAAGAGTTTGCTCGAAGATTTGGGATCGAGGGGGGTAAGAAGTGGATCGCGCTGCTGCCGGGAAGCCGGAAGAAAGAAATCCTGCTGAACCTGCCCGTGATGTTGCAAGCCGCAGGCGAGCTAGGACCGGAGTACGAATACCTCGTTCCGGTGGCGAGCACTCTTTCGCGGGACTGGATGGCGCAACAGACCGGCGGAGCACGGGTTCATCTTGTTGATGACCCCTGCGCTGCGCTTCTGCACTCTCGAGCCGCCGTCGTTGCTAGCGGTACGGCGACAGTGGAGGCGGCGCTTATTGGCACACCGTTCATCGTCGTTTATCGCGTGAGCGGCCTGAGCTATGCAATCGGGCGACGTCTCGTGAAGGTCAAGAACTTTGGCATGGTGAACCTGATCGCCGGACGCGAGATCGTTCCAGAGCTGATTCAGTCGAACTTCAGGCCTGAGAACGTAGTGCGGCAGATTCGGCGACTGCTTGTCGAGGGCGATCCTCGGGCCGAGATGGTTCGAAATCTCGAAGGCGTGCGTAAGGAGCTGAGAAACGCCGCAGATGCGCGTGGCAAGACCGCCATTGTGCGCGCGGCCGAGGCAATCGGTAGGACGCTCTTAAACTCGCAACCTGTTAAGCAAAAGGCGACCTGA
- a CDS encoding alpha-galactosidase gives MRLLRILAIVALSTTSCLAANLTGNWLAATPLPDGTQRKAYFDLKQQDSKITGHIRVTQFYYTLTESTGTSESFTVTGTLQDGKTLRRVIYEGKLVGDELHMTTRRRPDAPLTELVAHKVPEGEGAIPARIEPPPLHKVPYNSLAKTPPMGWNSWNKFAGRVDDATVRKIADAMASNGMKEAGYVYINIDDTWEGEKRDANGNITTNKKFPDMKALADYVHSKGLKLGIYSSPGPNTCAGYEGSYGHEEQDAKTFAAWGIDYLKYDWCGARNIYTEQEMQPIYQKMGDALQASGRPIVYSLCQYGLNEVWKWGPDVGGNLWRTTGDIRDAWDSMTKIAFNQDQLAPFAAPGHWNDPDMLEIGNGGMTETEYRTHLSLWSMLAAPLIAGNDLRDMSPAIHEILINKEVIAIDQDRDGKQATRISKSGDQEIWARPLAGGAYAVALFNRAKEDAKMTIKWSDIGIAGKPAKARELWSHSDVKISGSDYSTTVPGHGVVMLRTSQK, from the coding sequence ATGAGGCTTCTTCGCATCCTCGCAATTGTTGCATTGAGCACGACATCCTGTCTGGCCGCAAACCTGACCGGTAATTGGCTCGCGGCGACTCCGCTACCGGATGGCACCCAACGCAAAGCTTACTTTGACTTGAAACAGCAGGACTCCAAGATCACTGGTCATATCCGGGTAACACAGTTCTATTACACCCTTACCGAAAGCACTGGAACTTCCGAATCGTTTACCGTCACGGGAACGCTGCAGGATGGCAAGACTCTGCGCCGTGTGATCTACGAAGGCAAGCTGGTCGGCGATGAACTGCATATGACTACGCGCCGTCGCCCGGACGCGCCCCTTACGGAGCTTGTCGCGCACAAAGTCCCTGAGGGCGAAGGAGCGATTCCGGCCCGTATTGAGCCTCCTCCACTTCACAAGGTTCCATATAACAGCTTAGCCAAAACTCCGCCGATGGGATGGAACAGTTGGAACAAATTCGCAGGACGCGTTGACGATGCTACCGTGCGCAAGATCGCTGATGCCATGGCTAGCAACGGCATGAAAGAAGCCGGCTACGTGTACATCAATATCGATGACACGTGGGAGGGCGAGAAGCGCGACGCCAACGGCAATATCACCACAAACAAGAAGTTTCCAGATATGAAGGCTCTGGCCGATTATGTCCACAGTAAGGGCCTTAAATTGGGAATCTATTCTTCCCCCGGGCCGAACACCTGCGCAGGATATGAAGGCAGCTACGGCCATGAGGAACAGGACGCCAAGACGTTCGCCGCCTGGGGCATCGATTACCTGAAATATGACTGGTGCGGTGCGCGAAACATTTATACCGAACAGGAGATGCAGCCGATTTATCAAAAGATGGGCGATGCCTTGCAGGCTAGTGGGCGGCCCATCGTCTATAGCTTGTGCCAGTACGGACTGAATGAGGTGTGGAAGTGGGGCCCTGATGTCGGCGGAAATCTGTGGCGCACAACTGGCGACATCCGGGACGCTTGGGACTCAATGACGAAAATCGCTTTCAATCAAGATCAACTGGCACCATTTGCAGCTCCAGGACACTGGAATGACCCAGACATGCTGGAAATCGGAAATGGCGGCATGACCGAAACCGAGTATCGAACTCACCTGAGCCTCTGGTCGATGCTTGCCGCACCGCTCATCGCCGGCAATGATCTGCGTGATATGAGTCCTGCGATTCACGAGATCCTCATCAACAAAGAAGTCATCGCTATCGACCAGGATCGCGACGGAAAACAGGCAACGCGCATTTCCAAATCAGGCGACCAGGAGATCTGGGCTCGTCCTCTAGCCGGCGGCGCCTATGCCGTGGCGCTTTTCAATCGTGCAAAAGAGGATGCCAAGATGACCATAAAGTGGTCCGACATCGGAATCGCAGGCAAGCCAGCCAAAGCACGGGAGCTTTGGTCGCACTCTGACGTAAAGATTAGCGGTTCAGACTATTCAACCACGGTGCCAGGCCATGGCGTGGTGATGTTGCGAACATCACAGAAATAG
- a CDS encoding cytochrome ubiquinol oxidase subunit I translates to MYTCAAEARVVDTAYFVHRLHFGFLITFHYLFPQLTMGLAPLIVILKTIALRTESPAYDNAARFCMRIFGINFVLGVVTGIPMEFQFGTNWARFSHMTGGVIGQALVMEGVFSFFLESAFLGLFLFGEKRLSRVAHWWTGFMVFVGSWLSGFFIIVTDAWMQHPVAYTRLADGSYQVSSFSGLLLNPWALLQYAHNMSGAVITGTFVMSAMGAFYLLNRRFEEYGRIFLRVGVIGGFICSVLQIFPTGDLHGRYLAKHQPITTAAMEGLFQTEKGAPMVLMGQPDVERQRIDNPLVVNKVLSFLVYGTTEAQVQGLNAFPREDWPTNIPLLYFAYHIMAGLGTIFIAVMSLAVLLLWRNKLFETRWLLWIIMLCLPFPYVANTAGWLTAEVGRQPWLVYGLMRTAVGYSANVSAGNGLFTLLGFMGLYALLAILFLFIVHRQIEHGPNIHPNVEPQPITVAGD, encoded by the coding sequence ATGTACACTTGTGCCGCGGAGGCAAGAGTCGTGGACACCGCGTACTTCGTGCATCGCCTTCACTTCGGCTTTCTGATCACATTCCATTATCTTTTTCCCCAACTGACCATGGGATTGGCGCCGCTGATCGTAATCCTCAAGACTATTGCTCTGCGCACCGAAAGCCCTGCATATGACAACGCCGCTCGCTTCTGCATGAGGATCTTCGGTATCAACTTTGTTCTAGGTGTCGTCACCGGAATCCCTATGGAATTCCAGTTTGGGACGAATTGGGCGCGATTTTCCCACATGACCGGTGGCGTAATCGGACAAGCGCTGGTGATGGAGGGCGTTTTCTCCTTCTTTCTGGAATCAGCATTTCTCGGGCTTTTCCTGTTCGGAGAAAAGCGGCTCAGTCGGGTTGCGCACTGGTGGACTGGGTTCATGGTTTTCGTAGGCTCGTGGTTATCTGGTTTCTTCATCATTGTTACCGACGCTTGGATGCAACATCCTGTCGCCTACACACGTTTGGCCGACGGCTCGTACCAGGTGAGTAGCTTTTCCGGTCTGCTTCTGAATCCATGGGCGCTCTTGCAATACGCGCACAATATGAGCGGCGCAGTGATTACGGGCACCTTCGTTATGTCTGCTATGGGTGCGTTTTACCTGCTCAACCGTCGCTTCGAGGAGTACGGCCGGATCTTTCTTCGCGTCGGAGTAATTGGCGGGTTCATTTGCTCTGTTCTGCAGATCTTTCCAACGGGAGATCTTCACGGGCGGTATCTGGCCAAGCACCAACCCATCACCACGGCGGCCATGGAAGGGCTCTTTCAGACTGAAAAAGGCGCACCGATGGTCCTGATGGGACAACCGGACGTTGAACGTCAACGCATCGACAATCCTCTTGTAGTGAACAAAGTTCTCAGCTTTCTGGTGTACGGAACCACGGAAGCGCAGGTGCAGGGATTAAATGCTTTTCCCCGCGAAGACTGGCCGACGAACATTCCTTTGCTGTACTTCGCGTATCACATCATGGCTGGACTGGGAACAATTTTCATCGCGGTAATGAGTCTTGCGGTTCTTCTTCTCTGGCGTAACAAACTCTTCGAGACGCGCTGGCTGCTGTGGATAATCATGTTGTGCCTGCCATTTCCTTATGTTGCAAATACGGCGGGATGGCTGACTGCGGAGGTCGGTCGTCAACCGTGGTTGGTGTATGGACTCATGCGGACTGCAGTGGGCTACTCCGCGAATGTTTCCGCCGGAAATGGCTTATTCACACTGCTCGGATTCATGGGATTGTATGCGCTTCTGGCGATCCTTTTTCTCTTCATCGTTCATCGTCAAATTGAGCATGGTCCAAATATTCATCCCAATGTGGAACCTCAACCGATCACCGTGGCTGGAGATTAA
- the cydB gene encoding cytochrome d ubiquinol oxidase subunit II, with the protein METVWFLLVAFMLAMYVVLDGFDLGAGIAHFFVARTNEERRMVLQAIGPVWDGNEVWLLAGGGTLFFAFPLLYASSFSGFYLPLNMVLWLLVLRGIGIELRMHLDNVLWRDFFDGLFAIGSLLLAVFFGAALGNVVRGVPLNADHYFFEPLWTNFLPSANPGVLDWYTVLTGAVALVALTIHGTNYVAVKTDGDLAGRCQATARRLWPVLLILTIASCLATLIVRPRVLRNYLEHPIGFLIPVVVAASLIMMFTARRTGNDRRAFSASCAYLASMLGGAAFALYPVLLPSSNPGTEDITIHNAAAGSYSLTYGLIWWSVGMIIAIGYFAMVYRMFRGKVSLRSSEHGY; encoded by the coding sequence ATGGAGACGGTCTGGTTCCTTCTGGTCGCGTTCATGCTAGCTATGTACGTCGTGCTTGACGGATTTGATCTTGGCGCAGGTATTGCTCATTTCTTCGTGGCGCGCACGAACGAGGAGCGCAGGATGGTGTTGCAGGCTATCGGACCAGTATGGGACGGCAATGAGGTCTGGCTGCTTGCGGGCGGCGGGACTCTGTTCTTCGCCTTTCCACTTCTGTATGCCTCAAGCTTCAGCGGCTTCTATTTACCGCTCAACATGGTGCTCTGGCTACTAGTCCTGCGCGGAATCGGGATCGAGTTGCGCATGCATCTCGACAATGTTCTTTGGCGTGACTTCTTCGACGGATTGTTTGCTATCGGAAGTCTTCTCCTCGCAGTATTTTTCGGAGCAGCTCTGGGCAACGTAGTTCGAGGCGTGCCGCTTAATGCGGATCATTATTTCTTTGAGCCGTTGTGGACGAATTTCCTGCCGAGCGCGAACCCCGGTGTGCTCGATTGGTACACAGTGTTGACCGGAGCCGTCGCTCTGGTGGCGCTCACAATTCACGGAACCAACTATGTCGCCGTGAAGACGGATGGAGATCTCGCTGGTCGTTGCCAAGCTACCGCGCGCAGACTGTGGCCTGTGCTTCTCATTCTGACCATCGCGAGTTGTCTCGCGACGCTAATCGTCCGGCCACGCGTGCTGAGGAATTACCTGGAACATCCAATCGGCTTTCTCATTCCTGTTGTTGTTGCTGCCAGCTTGATTATGATGTTCACTGCTCGCCGAACCGGCAATGATCGTCGCGCGTTTTCTGCCTCATGTGCATATCTGGCGAGCATGCTTGGAGGCGCTGCTTTTGCCTTGTATCCAGTGCTGCTGCCATCCAGCAATCCTGGCACGGAAGACATCACGATCCACAACGCTGCTGCAGGTTCCTACTCGCTCACCTACGGCCTGATCTGGTGGTCGGTCGGCATGATCATCGCCATTGGATACTTCGCGATGGTCTACCGCATGTTCCGAGGCAAAGTCAGCCTGCGCTCCAGCGAGCACGGCTACTAA